A genomic window from Halorubrum lacusprofundi ATCC 49239 includes:
- a CDS encoding PINc/VapC family ATPase, whose product MNVVPDTSAVVDGRVSERVEDGTYAAARVLIPEAVVGELESQANDGLESGWDGLSELKRLADYADEGTIELEYVGERADGDARSRAHKGDVDALIREVADDYDATLLSSDIVQAEVARAKGIDVEYVEPVARGVVDELPILEFFTDETMSVHLKTGTKPKAKRGALGEMRYVVIDEEETSEEQMDEWATAIVDLARQSTDGFIELSDDGMDIVQFRNYRIAVARPPFADGIEITAVRPIAKTTLDDYEFADELRERFLEQKRGVLISGSPGAGKSTFAQAVAEFLNDNDYAVKTMEKPRDLQVGPEITQYGALGGQMEKTADSLLLVRPDYTIYDEVRKTNDFEVFSDMRMAGVGMVGVVHASRAIDALQRLVGRVELGMIPQIVDTVVYIEAGEVHTVYDVTTEVKVPAGLTAEDLARPVIQVSNFETGRPEYEIYTFNRQVVTVPLNDEDGEGEAETGVGRIAKQEIEREIRSVAHGHVDVELKGNNKAIVYVSEGDIGTVIGKGGGRISDIENRLGIEIDVRTHDQKPGGREGGSGGDGRGANGQGDGQGGQVGEERGTVVTPEITSRHVVIAVDAGVGETVEVRADGEYLFTATVGRGGEVQVSRGSAIAEELEDAIDRKRTVTVVPAR is encoded by the coding sequence ATGAACGTAGTACCGGACACCAGTGCGGTCGTCGACGGCCGCGTGTCCGAACGGGTCGAGGACGGGACCTACGCGGCGGCGCGGGTGCTGATCCCGGAGGCCGTCGTCGGCGAGCTGGAGTCGCAGGCCAATGACGGGCTCGAATCGGGCTGGGACGGATTGAGCGAGCTCAAACGGCTCGCCGACTACGCCGACGAGGGGACGATCGAACTGGAGTACGTCGGCGAGCGAGCCGACGGCGACGCCCGCTCGCGCGCCCACAAGGGCGACGTGGACGCGTTGATACGCGAGGTCGCCGACGACTACGACGCCACGCTCCTCTCCAGCGACATCGTACAGGCCGAGGTCGCCCGCGCGAAGGGGATCGACGTCGAGTACGTCGAGCCGGTCGCCCGCGGCGTCGTCGACGAGCTGCCGATTCTGGAGTTCTTCACCGACGAGACGATGTCGGTCCACCTCAAGACGGGGACGAAGCCGAAGGCGAAGCGGGGAGCGCTCGGCGAGATGCGGTACGTCGTCATCGACGAAGAGGAGACGAGCGAGGAGCAGATGGACGAGTGGGCCACCGCCATCGTCGATCTGGCCCGCCAGTCCACCGATGGGTTCATCGAACTCTCCGACGACGGGATGGACATCGTCCAGTTCCGTAACTACCGGATCGCCGTTGCGCGACCCCCGTTCGCTGACGGGATCGAGATCACGGCCGTCCGCCCCATCGCGAAAACGACGCTCGACGACTACGAGTTCGCCGACGAGCTCCGCGAGCGGTTCCTCGAACAGAAACGCGGCGTGCTCATCTCCGGATCCCCCGGCGCCGGGAAGTCGACGTTCGCGCAGGCGGTCGCGGAATTCCTGAACGACAACGACTACGCGGTCAAGACGATGGAGAAGCCGCGGGACCTGCAGGTCGGTCCGGAGATCACCCAGTACGGCGCGCTCGGCGGCCAGATGGAGAAGACGGCGGACTCCCTCCTGTTGGTTCGCCCCGACTACACCATCTACGACGAGGTGCGGAAGACGAACGACTTCGAGGTGTTCTCGGACATGCGGATGGCCGGCGTCGGGATGGTCGGCGTCGTCCACGCCTCCCGCGCCATCGACGCGCTCCAGCGGCTCGTCGGCCGGGTCGAGCTCGGGATGATCCCGCAGATCGTCGACACCGTGGTGTACATCGAGGCTGGCGAGGTCCACACCGTCTACGACGTGACCACCGAGGTGAAGGTGCCTGCGGGGCTCACCGCCGAAGACCTCGCGCGGCCGGTCATCCAGGTGTCGAACTTCGAGACGGGTCGGCCGGAGTACGAGATATACACGTTCAACCGGCAGGTCGTCACGGTTCCGCTGAACGACGAGGACGGTGAGGGCGAGGCGGAGACCGGCGTCGGCCGGATCGCGAAACAGGAGATCGAACGCGAGATTCGGTCGGTCGCACACGGCCACGTTGACGTCGAGCTCAAGGGGAACAACAAGGCGATCGTGTACGTCTCTGAGGGGGACATCGGCACCGTCATCGGTAAGGGCGGCGGCCGCATCAGCGACATCGAGAACCGCCTTGGGATCGAGATCGACGTCCGCACTCACGACCAGAAGCCCGGCGGCCGCGAGGGCGGTTCGGGCGGCGACGGGCGCGGCGCGAACGGACAGGGAGACGGTCAGGGCGGGCAGGTCGGAGAGGAGCGCGGCACCGTTGTGACCCCCGAGATCACCTCTCGACACGTCGTCATCGCCGTCGACGCCGGCGTCGGGGAGACGGTCGAGGTGCGCGCGGACGGCGAGTACCTCTTCACCGCCACCGTCGGGCGCGGCGGCGAGGTGCAGGTCTCCCGCGGCTCCGCAATCGCCGAAGAGTTGGAGGACGCAATCGACCGGAAGCGGACCGTAACGGTCGTTCCGGCTCGCTGA
- the citZ gene encoding citrate synthase, with translation MSDELKRGLEGVLVAESDLSYVDGEVGKLVYRGYDIEDLARGASYEEVLYLLWRGSLPTREELDAFTADLAAERAVDDDALDAVRTLADAGERPMAALRTAVSMLSAYEPESDADPEDLDATLRQGRRITAKIPTLLAAFERARQGEDPVAPDPDLSHAANFLYMLTGTEPDDVSAETFDMALTLHADHGLNASTFTAIVIGSTMADVYSGVTGGIGALSGPLHGGANQDVMEVLQEVDASDKDPVQWVKDAREEGRRIPGFGHRVYKVKDPRAKILEEKLRDLSESSGDTKWLDYTTAIEEYLTEQGLLDKGIAPNVDFYSGSVYDSLGIPVDMYTPIFAMSRAGGWIAHMVEYQEDNRLIRPRARYTGPKASEFVPVDER, from the coding sequence ATGTCAGACGAGTTAAAACGCGGGCTCGAAGGCGTCCTCGTCGCGGAGTCGGATCTGAGCTACGTCGACGGCGAGGTCGGCAAGCTCGTGTACCGTGGGTACGACATCGAGGACCTCGCTCGCGGTGCGAGCTACGAGGAGGTGCTGTACCTCCTGTGGCGCGGCTCGCTGCCGACGCGTGAGGAGCTCGATGCCTTCACCGCGGATCTCGCCGCCGAGCGCGCCGTCGACGACGACGCGCTCGACGCCGTCCGGACGCTCGCCGACGCCGGCGAACGCCCGATGGCGGCGTTGCGGACCGCAGTCTCTATGCTGTCGGCGTACGAGCCGGAGTCGGATGCCGACCCCGAGGATCTCGACGCGACGCTCCGGCAGGGCCGCCGGATCACGGCGAAGATCCCGACGCTTCTCGCCGCCTTCGAGCGCGCGCGGCAGGGCGAGGACCCGGTCGCGCCCGACCCCGACCTCTCACACGCCGCGAACTTCCTCTACATGCTCACCGGGACCGAGCCCGACGACGTGAGCGCCGAGACGTTCGACATGGCGCTGACGCTCCACGCCGATCACGGACTCAACGCCTCGACATTCACCGCGATCGTGATCGGCTCGACGATGGCCGACGTGTACTCCGGTGTCACCGGCGGGATCGGCGCACTCTCCGGCCCCCTCCACGGCGGCGCGAACCAAGACGTGATGGAGGTGCTTCAGGAGGTCGACGCCTCCGATAAGGACCCCGTACAGTGGGTAAAAGACGCCCGCGAAGAGGGTCGGCGCATCCCCGGCTTCGGCCACCGCGTCTACAAGGTCAAAGACCCTCGTGCGAAGATCCTCGAAGAGAAGCTACGTGACCTCTCGGAGTCGTCCGGCGACACGAAGTGGCTCGACTACACCACCGCAATCGAGGAGTACCTCACCGAACAGGGATTGCTTGATAAGGGAATCGCTCCGAACGTCGACTTCTACTCCGGATCCGTCTACGACTCGCTGGGGATCCCGGTCGACATGTACACCCCTATCTTCGCGATGAGCCGCGCCGGCGGCTGGATCGCTCACATGGTCGAGTACCAGGAGGACAACCGCCTCATCCGCCCGCGGGCGCGGTACACCGGTCCCAAAGCGTCCGAGTTCGTTCCCGTCGACGAGCGGTGA
- a CDS encoding M42 family metallopeptidase — protein MSFEFDYDLLRELTEARGVPGYEDEVREIVRREFADRADRVRTDAMGNVVATLEGDSDYSVAVAAHMDEIGFMVRHVTDEGFVQVDPLGGFDARVLRAQRVTVHGEEDLTGVIGSVPPHTLTDEQKEKDDEVSDVFIDVGRDAEAVEELVGVGDLVTLDQTTTRMGDRITGKALDDRICLFATLEAAKRIEDPDVTIHFAATVQEEVGIRGATALGVDIDPDLAIALDVTVANDVPQIGEPADAVTELGEGTAIKLKDSSVITSPKVHKRLTAVAEAEAIDHQHEVLPAGGTDTAGFQNTAGAKPVGAISIPTRYLHTVTETADGDDVAATIDLLTAFLESESGEHDYTL, from the coding sequence ATGTCGTTCGAGTTTGATTACGATCTGCTCCGTGAGTTGACTGAGGCCCGAGGCGTCCCGGGATACGAAGACGAAGTCCGCGAGATCGTCCGCCGCGAGTTCGCCGATCGCGCCGACCGCGTTCGCACCGACGCGATGGGAAACGTCGTCGCCACGCTCGAGGGTGACTCTGATTACTCGGTCGCCGTCGCGGCCCACATGGATGAAATCGGCTTCATGGTCCGACACGTCACCGACGAGGGGTTCGTCCAGGTGGATCCGCTCGGTGGGTTCGACGCCCGGGTGCTGCGCGCACAGCGCGTCACCGTCCACGGCGAGGAGGATCTCACCGGCGTCATCGGCTCCGTCCCGCCGCACACGCTCACGGACGAGCAGAAGGAGAAGGATGACGAGGTCTCGGACGTGTTCATCGACGTCGGGCGCGACGCCGAGGCGGTCGAAGAACTCGTCGGCGTCGGCGATCTGGTCACCCTCGATCAGACGACGACCCGCATGGGCGATCGGATCACGGGGAAGGCGCTCGACGACCGGATCTGCCTGTTCGCGACGCTTGAGGCCGCAAAGCGAATCGAGGATCCCGACGTGACGATCCACTTCGCGGCGACGGTTCAAGAGGAGGTCGGGATCCGCGGCGCGACCGCACTCGGCGTCGACATCGACCCCGACCTCGCGATCGCCTTGGACGTGACCGTCGCGAACGACGTACCCCAGATCGGCGAACCGGCCGACGCCGTGACGGAGCTCGGCGAGGGGACCGCGATCAAACTGAAAGACTCGTCGGTGATCACCAGCCCGAAGGTCCACAAGCGGCTCACTGCGGTCGCCGAAGCGGAGGCGATCGATCACCAACACGAGGTGTTGCCCGCGGGCGGCACCGACACCGCCGGGTTTCAGAATACTGCCGGTGCAAAGCCTGTCGGCGCCATCTCGATCCCGACGCGGTACCTCCACACCGTCACCGAAACCGCCGACGGCGACGACGTGGCCGCGACGATCGACCTGCTGACGGCCTTTTTGGAGTCCGAGTCCGGAGAACACGACTACACGCTGTAG
- a CDS encoding MTH865 family protein, with translation MTDVKAELREQFLEAFGGADFPVENQMDLVPALPDGPATKFEAGDVSLTAMELAAKLGNEQEFPYDTPEALVDDIIDGLEAKGMI, from the coding sequence ATGACAGACGTGAAAGCGGAACTCCGCGAACAGTTCTTAGAGGCCTTCGGCGGCGCCGACTTCCCCGTCGAGAACCAGATGGATCTGGTCCCCGCACTTCCGGACGGACCGGCCACGAAGTTCGAGGCCGGCGACGTGAGCCTCACGGCGATGGAACTGGCCGCGAAGCTCGGAAACGAACAGGAATTCCCCTACGACACCCCCGAGGCGCTCGTCGACGACATTATCGACGGGCTCGAAGCGAAGGGAATGATCTGA
- a CDS encoding J domain-containing protein: protein MVVELIRLLPPWVVLGLALGIVASGLVALAFYLGNRYVGPVPNDGAGSAGPAGTASGAGSGAAGDERRRREIREYLRAIGEQFSEDHALDGVTVPFYLSERGVAITFDAHDYFRLEGEGIYTVLCEHEMPGRGLGRRLPFDVIEPEWATGGRAGRTRRTHRRVGGAGRTADRIGRAAGVGGRDPVAAAFAELDVATDADATEVKRAYRDRVKETHPDQGGDEAAFRRVREAYATARNHVGEGDGDVPRDDGGARTRGAN from the coding sequence GTGGTCGTCGAGCTCATCCGTCTTCTGCCGCCGTGGGTCGTGTTGGGCCTCGCGCTCGGCATCGTCGCCTCCGGGCTCGTCGCGCTCGCCTTCTACCTCGGGAACCGCTATGTGGGTCCAGTCCCGAACGACGGCGCCGGAAGCGCCGGTCCCGCGGGTACCGCCAGCGGCGCCGGTTCGGGTGCTGCCGGCGACGAGCGACGACGCCGGGAGATCCGCGAGTACCTGCGGGCGATCGGCGAGCAGTTCAGCGAGGACCACGCGCTCGACGGCGTGACGGTCCCCTTCTACCTCTCCGAGCGCGGGGTCGCCATCACGTTCGACGCGCACGACTACTTCAGACTGGAGGGAGAGGGCATCTACACCGTTCTCTGTGAACACGAGATGCCCGGCCGCGGGCTCGGCCGGCGGCTCCCCTTCGACGTGATCGAACCCGAGTGGGCGACGGGCGGCCGGGCCGGGAGGACCAGAAGGACCCACCGTCGCGTTGGCGGAGCCGGCCGCACCGCCGACAGGATCGGACGAGCCGCCGGCGTGGGTGGACGCGATCCCGTGGCGGCCGCCTTCGCCGAGCTCGATGTGGCGACCGACGCCGACGCCACCGAGGTGAAACGCGCCTACCGCGATCGCGTCAAGGAGACCCATCCCGATCAGGGCGGTGACGAGGCGGCGTTCCGACGCGTTCGTGAGGCGTACGCGACCGCGCGCAACCACGTCGGCGAGGGAGACGGTGACGTCCCGCGAGACGACGGCGGCGCTCGTACGAGAGGAGCCAACTGA
- a CDS encoding metal-sulfur cluster assembly factor, whose amino-acid sequence MSGSSADPTSDPGGDPVGDSGGDPRGTPAVRDRLDRVEDPELARSIVELDYIDAIEIDGGRVEVRFTLPTAWCSPAFAWMMATDARDEVEALDWVREARIELCDHMHETEVTTGVNARDTFGETFPDADGGVAEVRAAIADKARVSTQREAIDALLDAGLDPEQVVALKRSDVDIAGEEAYVSLDGLSVVVDADPIDDYLDRAAESRHVTEPEDALFLTPEGEQIEADRLDLVQKRSRLATVNMGGQGAVCDALHRARHGPEGPGA is encoded by the coding sequence ATGTCGGGGAGCAGTGCAGACCCGACGAGCGATCCCGGAGGTGACCCAGTGGGGGACAGCGGAGGCGATCCGCGCGGGACGCCGGCGGTCAGGGACCGACTGGACCGCGTCGAGGACCCGGAGCTCGCCCGCTCTATCGTCGAACTCGACTATATCGACGCGATCGAGATCGACGGCGGCCGCGTCGAGGTCCGGTTCACGCTCCCGACGGCGTGGTGTTCGCCGGCATTCGCGTGGATGATGGCGACCGACGCTCGCGACGAGGTCGAGGCGCTCGACTGGGTCCGCGAGGCCCGGATCGAGCTGTGCGACCACATGCACGAGACGGAAGTTACGACGGGCGTGAACGCCCGCGACACCTTCGGCGAGACGTTCCCGGACGCCGACGGCGGAGTGGCGGAGGTACGGGCGGCCATCGCCGACAAGGCTCGCGTCTCGACGCAGCGCGAGGCGATCGACGCGCTGCTCGACGCCGGTCTCGACCCCGAGCAGGTCGTCGCCCTCAAACGATCGGACGTCGACATCGCCGGCGAGGAGGCGTACGTCTCGCTTGACGGGCTCTCCGTCGTCGTCGACGCCGACCCGATCGACGACTACCTAGACCGCGCGGCCGAGAGCCGCCACGTGACGGAACCGGAAGACGCGCTGTTTCTCACGCCGGAAGGCGAGCAGATCGAGGCCGACCGGCTCGACCTCGTCCAGAAGCGCTCGCGGCTCGCCACCGTCAATATGGGCGGGCAGGGGGCGGTGTGCGACGCGCTCCATCGGGCCCGACACGGTCCGGAAGGCCCCGGGGCGTAG
- a CDS encoding amidohydrolase family protein, with the protein MYEKDGEEIFVIDGHVHLWDARQENIIHEGGEQFLQCFYDYHTGFTPEEEQWDIDEYRHYGADRMTEDLFGNAAADMAIFQPTYLSDFYDEGFNTTEQNAELAEEYPERFVLNGSFDPRDGEEGLRYLEHLKEEYDIPGVKLYTAEWRDDSKGWRLDSDDAFKFLEKCSELGIENINAHKGPTIRPLNRDAFDVKDIDDAASSFPELNFIVNHVGLPRLDDFCWIAAQEPNVYGGLAVASAMSTHRERKFGEIMGELLFWLGEDRVLFGSDYALWNPDWLVEQVINAELTDEQKDEYGVELDVDTMKKIMGENAAELYDIDIEEKKRQFRDDDITERFDLESHYGGDAGARAD; encoded by the coding sequence ATGTACGAGAAGGACGGCGAGGAGATCTTCGTCATCGACGGCCACGTCCACCTGTGGGACGCGCGGCAGGAGAACATCATTCACGAGGGGGGCGAGCAGTTCCTCCAGTGTTTCTACGATTACCATACCGGGTTCACCCCGGAGGAGGAACAGTGGGACATCGACGAGTACCGCCACTACGGCGCCGACCGCATGACCGAGGACCTGTTCGGGAACGCGGCCGCCGACATGGCAATCTTCCAGCCGACGTACCTCTCCGACTTCTACGACGAGGGGTTCAACACGACCGAACAGAACGCCGAACTCGCGGAGGAGTACCCCGAGCGGTTCGTGCTCAACGGGAGCTTCGACCCGCGTGACGGCGAAGAGGGGCTGCGCTACCTCGAACACCTCAAAGAGGAGTACGACATCCCCGGCGTGAAGCTGTACACCGCTGAGTGGCGCGACGACTCGAAGGGGTGGCGGCTCGACAGCGACGACGCCTTCAAGTTCCTCGAGAAGTGTTCGGAGCTCGGCATCGAGAACATCAACGCCCACAAGGGACCGACGATCCGCCCGCTCAACCGCGACGCGTTCGACGTGAAGGACATCGACGACGCCGCCTCGTCGTTCCCGGAGCTCAACTTCATCGTCAACCACGTCGGGCTCCCGCGGCTCGACGACTTCTGTTGGATCGCCGCCCAAGAGCCGAACGTGTACGGCGGGCTCGCGGTCGCCTCCGCGATGTCGACTCACCGCGAGCGGAAATTCGGCGAGATCATGGGTGAGCTCCTCTTCTGGCTCGGCGAAGACCGGGTCCTGTTCGGCTCCGACTACGCGCTGTGGAACCCCGACTGGCTCGTCGAACAGGTGATAAACGCGGAACTCACCGACGAGCAGAAAGACGAGTACGGCGTCGAGCTCGACGTCGATACGATGAAGAAGATCATGGGCGAGAACGCCGCGGAGCTGTACGACATCGATATCGAGGAGAAAAAGCGGCAGTTCCGCGACGACGACATCACGGAACGGTTCGACCTCGAGTCCCACTACGGCGGCGATGCGGGGGCCAGGGCGGACTGA
- a CDS encoding NAD(P)-dependent alcohol dehydrogenase, producing the protein MQAARLHEYTDDMSEGLAIDEVDRPHATGPSDVIVEVEGAGWCQTDNHIIEGMWEEYVPQTLPMTLGHENAGTVVETGDDVDIVSEGDPVICHPVQTCGTCRPCRLGETMYCENSAFNGLTTDGGFAEYLHTSERSVIPLPSGVDPIDIAPHADAGITAYHAVKKAVADLNPGDHAVVIGVGGLGHIGLQCLDAMSAARITAVDLKESALDLAEGYGADHLINPSDDDVREELAGITDGTGAAQVLDFVGADITTAYAPDITAAGGDHHIIGYGGHVHEPAQALVNGEFSFVGNIVGRYAELQELVALVEQGEVDLHTSRYDLGEVNTVAEKLEHGEIDGRAVITP; encoded by the coding sequence ATGCAAGCAGCTAGACTCCACGAGTACACCGACGACATGAGCGAGGGGCTCGCGATCGACGAGGTCGACCGTCCGCACGCCACGGGCCCGAGCGACGTGATCGTCGAGGTCGAGGGCGCGGGCTGGTGCCAGACGGACAACCACATCATCGAGGGGATGTGGGAGGAGTACGTCCCCCAAACTCTTCCCATGACTCTTGGCCACGAGAACGCCGGGACGGTCGTCGAGACGGGAGACGACGTAGATATCGTCTCTGAGGGCGACCCCGTGATCTGTCACCCGGTCCAGACCTGCGGCACCTGTCGCCCCTGCCGGCTCGGCGAGACGATGTACTGCGAGAACAGCGCGTTCAACGGACTCACCACGGACGGCGGCTTCGCCGAGTACCTCCACACCAGCGAGCGCTCGGTGATCCCGCTACCGTCCGGCGTCGATCCGATCGACATTGCGCCCCATGCCGACGCTGGGATCACGGCGTATCACGCCGTAAAGAAGGCGGTCGCGGATCTGAATCCCGGCGACCACGCGGTCGTCATCGGCGTCGGCGGGCTCGGCCACATCGGCCTGCAGTGCCTAGATGCCATGAGCGCGGCTCGGATCACCGCGGTCGACCTGAAGGAGTCGGCGCTCGACCTCGCGGAGGGGTACGGTGCCGACCACCTTATCAACCCGAGCGACGATGATGTCCGCGAGGAGCTTGCCGGAATCACCGACGGGACGGGCGCCGCACAGGTGCTTGACTTCGTCGGGGCGGACATCACTACCGCATACGCGCCGGACATCACCGCGGCCGGCGGCGACCACCACATCATCGGCTACGGTGGACACGTCCACGAGCCGGCCCAGGCGCTGGTGAACGGCGAATTCTCCTTCGTCGGCAACATCGTCGGGCGGTACGCGGAGCTGCAGGAGCTGGTCGCGCTCGTCGAACAGGGCGAGGTGGATCTCCACACCAGCCGGTACGATCTCGGTGAGGTGAACACGGTCGCGGAGAAGCTCGAACACGGCGAAATCGACGGTCGCGCCGTGATCACGCCCTGA